From Arvicanthis niloticus isolate mArvNil1 chromosome 22, mArvNil1.pat.X, whole genome shotgun sequence, the proteins below share one genomic window:
- the Arid3a gene encoding AT-rich interactive domain-containing protein 3A, with protein sequence MKLQAVMETLIQRQQRARQELEARQPPPPPPPEPSSVRARTTMTEEDREPENARMHRTQMAALAAMRAAAAGLGHPSSPRDFEDRPPGLEDEDTSREGTLSSPALPGSGLEGPGHTEGDGHLMDVGSDDDMKPKWEEQELEELGEEEEDEEEDDDFEEEEEEEEEGLGPPESASLGSAGLFTHKAPLAQAFRGDGGPRMLSGPERLGPGPAHPSHVASQMPPPDHGDWTFEEQFKQVGHVLGSGPLGAFDRPHRPQAF encoded by the exons ATGAAGCTGCAGGCGGTGATGGAGACTCTCATTCAGAGGCAACAGCGTGCCCGGCAGGAACTGGAGGCTCGGCAGcctccaccacccccaccacctgaACCCAGTAGTGTCCGGGCTCGGACCACCATGACAGAAGAGGACAGGGAGCCTGAGAATGCCCGGATGCATAGGACACAGATGGCTGCCCTGGCTGCCATGCGAGCTGCTGCCGCCGGCTTGGGACATCCGTCCTCTCCCAGGGACTTTGAGGACAGGCCTCCTGGCTTGGAGGATGAAGACACATCCCGGGAAGGGACTCTGAGTTCACCTGCCCTGCCTGGAAGTGGCCTGGAGGGACCAGGACACACCGAGGGAGACGGGCATTTGATGGACGTGGGCTCTGACGATGACAT GAAGCCCAAGTGGGAGGAACAAGAGCTGGAAGaactgggggaggaggaagaggatgaggaagaggacgATGActttgaggaagaggaagaggaagaagaagaaggtctGGGCCCCCCAGAGTctgccagcctgggctctgcagGCCTGTTCACCCACAAGGCCCCGCTGGCTCAGGCTTTCCGTGGGGATGGTGGTCCCAGGATGCTGAGTGGCCCTGAGCGCCTGGGCCCTGGCCCAGCCCACCCCAGTCATGTGGCATCCCAGATGCCACCACCAGACCATGGAGACTGGACATTTGAGGAGCAGTTCAAACAGGTAGGCCATGTGCTTGGATCTGGCCCCTTGGGGGCCTTTGATCGTCCCCACAGGCCCCAGGCATTTTGA